In the Sedimentisphaera cyanobacteriorum genome, CAAGAATAAGCATAACAGGTGCATTATGAAAATTATCAGGGCCAAGATTTTTTACAGGCTTCCAGTTCTCCCAAACCGCTGACTGAGATATTGTGATAGACTTAGCAGACATCTTTTTATCGAAGCGCTTCACCTTGCTTGTGTAATAACCTTTTTCAATGGACGGGCAAACTGTGTCATCTTCAAAATATATCGCGCTGTATGCCTTTCGAAGCTGCTTCCACTGCTTTTTAGTTTCTACTTTCCAACTGTCAGCTTTAACGAAATTATTAAACAGCAAAACGAATGCCGCTAAAAATAAACTTTTATAAATTAAATATTTCATATTAAATCCTGTTCTATATCTCTATTAGCAATGTTAACACGTTTTCATCATCTTGGAATCAACTCTACTTTGGGAAACCATTTTTCCTGATATATTCACCAACTTTATGCAGCGTATTTACGTCCTGCTTGTCAAGAGAGCCGTCAGGGAGAGGCCCTGTATTCAACAGGAGATTAGCATCATAATCAGCAGCATATTTCAAATTATCCAGCACAGAATCAAAACCTCTGTGATTGCCGTCATGTTTTTTGGTATATCCCCAGCCGGCAATAGCGGTGCATATCTCAAAAGGCTTTCCGGCTGCCTGTTTTTTCTTTACCTTTTCCTTATCTTTGAGCCAGTGAATCTCAGGGGAATAATAATCCTCTTGACCATTGTAGCCCCATTTTGATGTAATCAAACATTGGGGCTGGAGTTTCCGGATAAGCTTGTATGTATCATCAACTCGAAACTTCTCAATAGGCCCGCTCATAGGAACGCCATGCCCATCAAGCCAAATGCTGGCAATTGGGCCGTATTGAGTAAGCAGCTCATTAATCTGCTGGTGCATATACTCTATATAAATATCTAAATCGTGCTCCTTGCCGTATTTGTAATACAGCTCAGGCTCATAATACTTCGGGCGTGCAAAGCTTCCCCATTTATCATTATTTGGAGCATGCGGATGACGCCAATCCCTTCCGTGAGAAAAATAAAGACATAACCCAAGCCCCTTTTTCTCGCAGGCTTCGGCCAGCTCGGCAACAAGATCTCTTTTTGCTGGCGATTTAACACTGTTGAAATCGGTCGATTTTGTATCAAACAAACAAAAACTGTCGTGATGGCGAGTTGTAATATTCACATACTTCATTTCAGCGCGAAGAGCCAGATCAGTGATTTCATCAGCATCAAAGTTTTCAGCAGTAAAGAGTTCAATAAGCTTCTCATACTCTTTAACATGTATTTTCTCCTTAATCTGAACCCATTCCCCCCGTCCAAGCAGACTGTAAAGCCCGTAATGAAGGAAAAGGCCAAACTTTGCTGCTCTAAACCAATCCATTGAAGAAGAATGAGGTTTGGCAGAGTAATCCTGAGCAAAACCTTTTAAATATGAAGGTGCTGAAGAATTAAACTGACCTGTAGAAAATGCCGGCAAACCTATTAGCCCGGCAGCACCCATTATTTTGGTAAATTCGCGCCTGTTTAGCATTTAGTATTTTCCCTATGAAATACAAAAGAAATAGCAATTCAATCTGTTTACTGTTATATTATATATCGTAATCCAGTGTATTTTTTTTGCAGCCATTTTTTTGCTTTTTTTTGCTTCACAATAAAGGCAAATACGATTATGCAAGATCATTTCTGTAGATTATTTTTCATTGAATCTGGATAATCCCCTTAATCAGACCCGTGCAAGAAGTCCGCCAGAGGCGGATGTAACAAATGAACAGCAGATTCCCATTACACCCAACTATCAGCTTTTGCGATATATAATGTCGAGGCAAGTGTAATTTATTTTTTGTTCAAAAATTTCACAAAAGGCTTGACATTGCGGCCGGATATTGATATATTTTTATCAAAGTTAAGACAAAGGCCGAAACAATGCAGGAATTAAAACCAATATACACAATAACCACGGACTGTCAGGACTGCTACAAATGCCTTCGGGAATGCCCGGTGAAGGCGGTGAAGGTATCCTCGGGCAGTGCGAGCGTTGTTCATGAGCTCTGCATAAGCTGCGGGCACTGCCTTAACGTATGCCCGCAGGGTGCAAAGAGATACCGCAGAGATATTCAGTTCGCCGCAAACACGATATCTAAATACAAGGCTTTGGGCAGGAAAGTGGCTGCTTCTGTTGCGCCGAGCTTTATCTCCGAATTTTCTGATCTGCCGGTTTCAAGCTTTATCAAGGCCGTTAAGATGCTTGGCTTTGATATAGTATCAGAAACCGCGCTTGGTGCGGAGCAGGTCTCCGCTGCCACGGTGAAACACCTCCGCGATGAGAAGCCGGATGTATGCATATCCTCTGCCTGCCCTGTGACGGTAGAGTTTATAAAGAAGTATTACCCGTCTCAGGGCGAAAGTATAGCCCCGCTGTTCTCACCCCTGCTGGTGCACTGCCGAATGCTCAAGCAGATTTACGGCGAGGATACATCAGTTGTATTCATTGGGCCTTGTGCAGGCAAGAAGCTGGAGGCCGATTCAAACCCCGAACTGCTCAGCGCTGCGATAACGTTTGAAGAGCTCAGGGGCTGGTTTGAGGCTGAGGGTATAAACCCGGAGCATATATCTGAAAATATGGAACGATTCAGCCCGAACAGGGCAGCGAACGGGGCATTGTACCCGGTAGAGGGCGGAATGCTCTCTGGGATAAAGCACGGGTGCAGCTCAATTGAGAGCAGTTATGCGTCGTTTTCAGGGATTGAAAATATGCGAAAGGTTATGGAAGACCTTGAGAACAACGAGCCCCCTGCCCCGCTTTTTCTTGAACTTCTCGCCTGCGAAGGCGGCTGCATAAACGGCCCGCTGGTTTCAGACAAAAAGAAGCTTCTCTCAGGGAGGGCAAGCGTTTTGAAATATGCAAACTACCGCAAAGAGAGTATCACAGCAAGCACGAAAGTGGAAACAAGGGGCGAATACAGGATTGAACCGGTAATACCTGCAGAGCACCGACCCGCTCAGATAAAGCAGGCTCTTGAAAAGGTGGGCAAATACAGCACCGAAGATGAATTAAACTGCGGCTGCTGCGGCTATGATACATGCAGGAATTTCGCTGGCGCTATGCTCAGCGGAAAGGCCGAACCCTCAATGTGCGTAGGTAATATGCGGAAGATAGCTGCAAGCAAGCTCGACAGCGTTATAAGCGCCCTGCCCTGCGGGATAATCATCGCAGATTCTGGCAGCAGGGTTGTGGAAAGCAACAGGAAATTTGCAGAGCTTATGGGCGAAGACAATCTCGCTGTTTACGAAAGCTGCGGCGGGCTGAACGGTGCATCCCTTGAGAAGGTAGTCCCGTTCGACTACTACTTCCAGCAGGTAATCAAGAAAGAAAACGGATTTATAGAAAAGGAAATCAGCAGTGAAACGGGCGTTCTGAATGTGCAGATTTTCACGATAGAGCAGAATCAGCTGGCAGGCTGCATAGCGCAGGATATAACTGAGCCGGCAGTTGAAAAAGAGCACATCATCGGCAAGGCGCAGGAAGTGATGGACCAAAACCTCGATACAGTAAAGAAAATAGCCCATCTGCTGGGGGAAAACGCCGCAGCATCGGAGGACATACTAAACTCTATAATCAAGAACTTCAGGAAAACGGGGGTGAAAAAATAGCGCTGGCGGAGAATTTCATAGAGATAGACCACTATCAGGCTCTCAAGCACGGCCAAAGGCTCTGCGGAGATGTGGTGGAGAAGCTGCGCCTCGAGGATCAGGGAAGGGTGATCACTGCCCTTTGCGACGGCCTCGGGTCGGGCGTGAAGGCGCACATACTCTCAACGCTGACATCAACAATCGCCACGCACTTTGCAGCCTCAGAATCCAACCTCAGGCGATATGCAGAAATTATAAGCCAGATCCTGCCGGAATGCAGCGAGAGGAATCTGGGCTATTCCACGTTTACAATTTCAGATATCGATTCGAGCGGACGCAATAAGCTGATAGAGTTTGACAACCCCTCTGCGATTCTCATAAGAAACGGCAGAATCGAGAGGATAAAGCGCAGGAAAGTTTCAGTAAAATACGGCAAACTCGGCAGCAGAGAGGTTTTCCAGAGCGTAATCGATATGCAAAGAGGCGACAGGCTTGCAATCTGCAGCGACGGGGTAACAGAATCAGGCAGAGGCGAAAAAGGTATGCAGTGGGGCTGGGAGGAAGAAAATCTTGCGAAATTCTGCGCTGGGATATGCAGCGAAAACAAAGGGCTTTCTGCAAGACAGATGGCAAAGAATATCGTAGAAGCAGCGATAAGAAACGAAGGCGGGAAGTGCAGTGATGATGCAACGGCTCTTGTGATAAACCTCAGAAGGCCGAAGAAGACACTGCTGGTAACCGGGCCGCCCTCTCAAAGAAAATTCGATGCATACATCACAGACAGGCTGAAAAATTTCCTCGGGACTAAAATTATCTGCGGCGGAACAACAGCAAAAATAATTGCTGACAAGCTC is a window encoding:
- a CDS encoding alpha-L-fucosidase; this encodes MLNRREFTKIMGAAGLIGLPAFSTGQFNSSAPSYLKGFAQDYSAKPHSSSMDWFRAAKFGLFLHYGLYSLLGRGEWVQIKEKIHVKEYEKLIELFTAENFDADEITDLALRAEMKYVNITTRHHDSFCLFDTKSTDFNSVKSPAKRDLVAELAEACEKKGLGLCLYFSHGRDWRHPHAPNNDKWGSFARPKYYEPELYYKYGKEHDLDIYIEYMHQQINELLTQYGPIASIWLDGHGVPMSGPIEKFRVDDTYKLIRKLQPQCLITSKWGYNGQEDYYSPEIHWLKDKEKVKKKQAAGKPFEICTAIAGWGYTKKHDGNHRGFDSVLDNLKYAADYDANLLLNTGPLPDGSLDKQDVNTLHKVGEYIRKNGFPK
- a CDS encoding [Fe-Fe] hydrogenase large subunit C-terminal domain-containing protein is translated as MQELKPIYTITTDCQDCYKCLRECPVKAVKVSSGSASVVHELCISCGHCLNVCPQGAKRYRRDIQFAANTISKYKALGRKVAASVAPSFISEFSDLPVSSFIKAVKMLGFDIVSETALGAEQVSAATVKHLRDEKPDVCISSACPVTVEFIKKYYPSQGESIAPLFSPLLVHCRMLKQIYGEDTSVVFIGPCAGKKLEADSNPELLSAAITFEELRGWFEAEGINPEHISENMERFSPNRAANGALYPVEGGMLSGIKHGCSSIESSYASFSGIENMRKVMEDLENNEPPAPLFLELLACEGGCINGPLVSDKKKLLSGRASVLKYANYRKESITASTKVETRGEYRIEPVIPAEHRPAQIKQALEKVGKYSTEDELNCGCCGYDTCRNFAGAMLSGKAEPSMCVGNMRKIAASKLDSVISALPCGIIIADSGSRVVESNRKFAELMGEDNLAVYESCGGLNGASLEKVVPFDYYFQQVIKKENGFIEKEISSETGVLNVQIFTIEQNQLAGCIAQDITEPAVEKEHIIGKAQEVMDQNLDTVKKIAHLLGENAAASEDILNSIIKNFRKTGVKK
- a CDS encoding PP2C family protein-serine/threonine phosphatase — protein: MEKLRLEDQGRVITALCDGLGSGVKAHILSTLTSTIATHFAASESNLRRYAEIISQILPECSERNLGYSTFTISDIDSSGRNKLIEFDNPSAILIRNGRIERIKRRKVSVKYGKLGSREVFQSVIDMQRGDRLAICSDGVTESGRGEKGMQWGWEEENLAKFCAGICSENKGLSARQMAKNIVEAAIRNEGGKCSDDATALVINLRRPKKTLLVTGPPSQRKFDAYITDRLKNFLGTKIICGGTTAKIIADKLGRPLHTHPANIGEGLPPASEIEGVDLVTEGILTLSKLEDMLDTAGSGRAENTPAGALMELLLESDIITLIVGTKINQTHHNPDFPIDVEIRRNLARRLKRVLEKNYLKKVEIELV